The segment TGCTGGTAAAGCTCTACGACGCTGTTATCACTGGTGGCGGCCCTAATAAAAAACTTTTCCGGTTCATTCTGCCACCAACGGCCCGTATCCCACCATTGGTCCGTTATTTCGATAATATTGTATCGGTGCCCCCGCCAGAAAAAAACCATTGGCATGTGGTCGTCTTCTATAATTACCGGCAAGTCCAGCAGCTTAGACATTTCATTTTTCTCCCCTTTCTTTAACACGTAAAGGGTCCCAGAAAGACAGTAATTGTTCGCGGCGAGTGGGCAGCAGGTCTTTCCCCAAGTTTACTGAGGTGGTATTATATTTGACAGCTAGGTGCTCACAGACTTCTTGTAAGCGCTGCTGTTTTTCAGCCGGTTGCAAACTATAATTTATGGTATTAAAAAGATTCAGCTGCTCCCACTGGGGCGGCAGTAAATCACTGGCTGCCAGGGTCAGCAATTCTGCTTTGACAATGGCAGGTTTTAATTTTTCTAACAGGACAGCTGCCGCTAAAGCTACGCTTTGCCTGCTTTGAGTTGGTCGATTAAACTGCCGCGAAACAGTGTATGGCTTTCCCGGGGTTAAAGCCCTTAGTGATAACTTTCTGCATGAGAAGCCATGGATTTCCAGTAAATCGGTTAGCTTTAGTGCACCAGTCTTGATTAATTCCGGCAGCTTTTGCTGCGGTATGTCCTGTATTCCTTGTTCCCAAATCAAATAGGGCGGGGGGTATAAAGTCTGTATCTTTTCTCGGTCCTGCCCTCTGATGCATTGGTACAGGAGGTGGCCTAAGTAACCAAATTTTGCAATAAGGGTATCCAGGGAAAGAGCCGCTGTCTCTCCCAAAGTATGAATGCCTAACATCTGTAGTCTATCCATAACAACAGGGGGGAGGGTCCAAAGAACCGATACCGGTAAAGGAGCGGCAGCGGTTTGCTCAAGGCCTTTTGGGATAAAAAGGGCCAAGGGTGAAGTATGTAGTTTTTTTACTGGTGACGATTGGCTAAGATTATGGGGGGCAAGGCAAAGGGCTTTAGCGAGAAATTTGCTTTGGGATATTCCGAGACATTGTATTGATTGGCCGAATTTCAGACAAATAGCTGCTATACTAGCAAAAGGTTTCTCCACACCCAAATCCAAAAAAAATTCCGTCTCTCCCAATGGCTGTACAATAGGGGTAAGGGAATAGCAAAAAGCGGAAAAATTAGTAATTCTTTTTTTATTTTTTATGTAGCAGCACCAAGACATGATCCTACCCCTCCAAACAAGTGTTCGATATAAATTATACTTGTCGCTGATGAGTAAGTCAAGGGGCTAACCCAGGCAAAAAAAGGAAAGTGTACAGATCTTTAAGTTATTGACGATAAATGCCATATGCTGTCTTGAAGCAGTATGTTATAATTTATGTTAAGCATTTTATTCGGGGAGGTCAGCAATGCTGGGGCTAAAGAAGACTCTTAATATATTACTTTTAATCGGAATAATAATATTTCAACTAATGCCACCTGCTTGGGGAGCGGAAATTGATATTAATGGGAAGACCGCGATCTTGATTGACCAAGAGACGGGTAGAGTTTTATATGAAAAAGATGCTCACTT is part of the Metallumcola ferriviriculae genome and harbors:
- a CDS encoding DUF6504 family protein; the encoded protein is MSKLLDLPVIIEDDHMPMVFFWRGHRYNIIEITDQWWDTGRWWQNEPEKFFIRAATSDNSVVELYQQKDKWMLYKIYD